The genomic window GGCTCGAGGGTGGGCAGAGCGCGGTTCTCGTCCGAGCGGCGGGGTAGGGGCTTTCCCCTGGACCCCGCCGCCCCGGCGGCGCtgcccccgccgcagccccgtTGCCTCCCCGCAGGCGCTGGAGGACCAGTACTCTCCCAGTCGCTGGTCCCCCCGCCTCGACCGGGACACCATCATCGGCGCCCACCTCGCGGTGACGGCGGCAGGTGGGGAACGTGGGGCACCGGGAGAGGGGCTGCGCTCGGTGCCACGGCCCCGTGCTCCACCGCCTTCCCCCGCAGGAACCGAACGGGCCCGGGCCAGCGCGCAGACCTTGCTGCACGTCCCCTATGGCAACGGGGACGGGGAGAAGCTGGACATCTATTTTCCCACGGACCCTTGTGAAAGTCAGTGACGGGGATGGCGGGGCCGGGAGTGGGCAGGGTGGACACCCTGCTGATCCCCCACTGTGCTGCACAGCCTTCCCGGTTCTGGTCTACATCCATGGCGGATACTGGCAGTGCTTGAGGTAAGGTGGGCTGTCAGTGAGGGATTCCTCGGAAAGGGACCCCCTCACCAACTCTTACTGACCCCTTCTCCTGACTCTGGGACTTGCTCTGTGTACATGGGGTCTGGCCAGTCCCCAGTTGGCCTTGCAGCCCCCGGCACCCACAGCCTGTCAGCATCTCTCTCCACCAGTAAGGACGACTCGGGCTTTGCAGCCCCGCCGCTGGTGTCGCAGGGGGTGGCAGTGGTGGCGGTGGGGTACGACACAGCCCCTGAAGGTAGGTGCTgtcctgcagaggctgcagctgcctgcGCAGCCCGGTGCCCTCCAACCCTGCCCTTTGCCCTCTGCCTAGGCCACATGGACGCCATGGTGCAGCAGGTGCGCCGCAGCCTCGTCTTCCTGGTGGAGCAGTACCCCAGGATCAGGTGGGCAGCTCCCGGCTCGGGGGTTGGTTCGTGAGAGTGGCTGAGGGCAAACAAGGCCTGTGGTGGGGCAAAGGCTTTGGCGCCTTGGTCCAAGCACTGGGCAGTGCCTGTGGCCACAATCCCCTGTCACTGCACAAGGCAGCAGCTGATGGATTGGGAAACATCTGAGCTGACACATTTGGGCTGTGCCGCCTCCTCTGCACAGAGCAAAGTGTCTCTAGGTGTCCATCTCAGTCACTCTCTCCTGCTGGCTCACTGCTTCCTCCTTTCAGAGGCGTTTACTTGTGCGGACACTCAGCAGGGGCCCACCTGGCGGCCATGGTGCTGTCCACAGACTGGACAGAATTCCAAGAGGTGCCAGAAATCAAAGGTAGTGCTGCCATGTCCCAGAacagggtctggaggggaactGATCTCCACACCTGGGACAAGG from Corvus hawaiiensis isolate bCorHaw1 chromosome 19, bCorHaw1.pri.cur, whole genome shotgun sequence includes these protein-coding regions:
- the AFMID gene encoding kynurenine formamidase isoform X2, which gives rise to MGGWRDMSMEALEDQYSPSRWSPRLDRDTIIGAHLAVTAAGTERARASAQTLLHVPYGNGDGEKLDIYFPTDPCETFPVLVYIHGGYWQCLSKDDSGFAAPPLVSQGVAVVAVGYDTAPEGHMDAMVQQVRRSLVFLVEQYPRIRGVYLCGHSAGAHLAAMVLSTDWTEFQEVPEIKGAVLVSGVYDLEPILHTYVNDVLNMSRPCVQPAGLSLCWIWLVWITLTSLRSCQRTTTSSLR
- the AFMID gene encoding kynurenine formamidase isoform X1; the encoded protein is MGGWRDMSMEALEDQYSPSRWSPRLDRDTIIGAHLAVTAAGTERARASAQTLLHVPYGNGDGEKLDIYFPTDPCETFPVLVYIHGGYWQCLSKDDSGFAAPPLVSQGVAVVAVGYDTAPEGHMDAMVQQVRRSLVFLVEQYPRIRGVYLCGHSAGAHLAAMVLSTDWTEFQEVPEIKGAVLVSGVYDLEPILHTYVNDVLNMSREVAQRNSPMRHVTPAVPAACEVLMAVAQHDSPEFRRQSQEYSQALRAAGWSVSLLDLAGVDHFDIIEKLSEDNYILTQVILNMISRA